A segment of the Salvelinus alpinus unplaced genomic scaffold, SLU_Salpinus.1 scaffold_44, whole genome shotgun sequence genome:
tgttttaaGCCCTTCTCAAAGTTGGTGCCTAGACGGATTTATAGAAACTGGTTTGTCATGAAAcactatttttttaatttaaatggaacctttatttaactaggcaagtcagttaagaacaaattcttatttacaatgactgcctaccctggacgacgctgtgccaattttgtgccgccctatgggactcccaatcacagccggttgtgatacagcccggatttgaaccagggtgtctgtagtgacgcctcaagcactgagatgcagtgtccgctgcgccactcgggagccccataatcatgttctagtgctgtccccaactaaaatacatcttggtcaaccaagagtcatctgttctttctacTAAGCGCCCCATGTGTTTTTATAAAATCTATATGTACtgaacttgtctgatgctttaagcacgctgtttgattaaataaataagacacacaaatgaccagagggagccggtcgtcaacataacctgaccagagggagccggtcgtcaacataacctgaccagagggagccggtcgtcaacataacctgaccagagggagccggtcgtcaacataacctgaccagagggagccggtcgtcaacataacctgaccagagggtgccggtcgtcaacataacctgaccagagggagccggtcgtcaacataacctgaccagagggaacCCCCCTCTGCTGCTGGACTTCGTAAATTCTGCCGTTCTGCTCCTTTTCAGTAATAGACTTCACCAGcagtcggcaaccttttccagtTGGAGTGCCAATATATCTGACCATTTTTACCaatctgtgtgccagttatgattttcatatgcacattttcgtggaacagtttaatttaatttataatagtatctcaaaattattgtctgtgattaatatacattctatctaaatctaaatgaaaattatacaaatctaagagtaacttttattgccattgccaactatgtaaaaaaatagcctacataaagccaacaaataaaaacattgcattctgcaggtagaaaatatcctgataaaaataaatatcctagaaATCACATTGGCTGCACATGGACTGTCTacaacaaacttgaaacattgtatcaactatcaactgggtcaggAAACTCTGATAGcaagcttgcaacattgtataaaatattctgggccctcagtttcctgctccagtgagttctggacagacacagctgtaggctatttgtgcaaaggataagaagtaatcaggtattttatgacatttccactggatcagagtaTTACGTTTTTCCCTTtaatgctgagtggttatcgaaagggtgagagctggaaatattttacgaaaatactttgaggaactattgtcattcgcaaTTGATTTAGATTTTTGTGCATTTCATTGTGAtttttacttgctgtttggaggTGAAGAAAaagttactttgagaagctccacaactcattagtggtggtgcgttaagacaatgagaaatactatcagacattcCCAAATGGgaacatttataggcctacatttgtgtgcaggccaggtagactagtcctacttctatatgcgtaatcaggtgtgcgtcgttactcaacattgacaggagtgtttaaaacaaaagacaatgaataaattgacaaccGACTTATCTTGtggggtcaggtctgggtggtctgccaggGGCTGTTTCATTTAGTGTCCGTTGGGGAATGATTTTATTTCCcaatagtatgttgtaccgaagttgactgactgaaagggagtgtaactttgaTTATAATTACACTTCCCTGAAAGAGGGAAATGAGGTACAACACTTGTTTGTCCCCGCCCTTTCCTGGGtcggtgaagagcggtattaaattTAAGGAATAAATCCAGGCCTCACGCTCATCACCTGTGGAAGACGTGGATttgatagtatgttgtacctagtttccctccttcagggaacagtagttatagtcataacgttacgcttgtcatatgatgaacttcaacttaaatacggGACCTTGCTGTGGCcagtttttttgtattctgaaatgCACTCGAACTATGTATCATTTAGTGGCTCCTTATGGTACGTTGGgaaaacagtttgtgggcacagaaatactaaatcatttcagagtttgctatatccaatggtttttaactgagtcatcttgtaatccaagatggcgtagcagtaagACGTGTTTGTTGTAAATGGTATGTTTTTTCCatctttttttgtatatattgcaatatatttcaatctttttccatttttaaattaaatataccttccggcaacccgcctcacccaatgtgatatggatctgctatttttttgttgttgaccttATAGCttgaacctccatcagaagctaaccagctaattagctaccagctatttagtcattgttagccactgctagcggcctttaacgttttagctcagacaccagccgcttttagccagtttgcacagcgcgatatcaaccctgagcatatcggactgtttttctccactacatcaccgtattcctgccgtaagctctggaccattacaccagataatcgcagctagctagctgctaccgagtggcccagcccctaaactagccttgagccaggcccatctcccggcctgctcagtggaccctatgatcactcggctacacagctgatgcctcccagACTCTTCACTTTGTCAACAccgagccccgccgatccatcacgactggtctgccgacgtaattccgtccgatgtgccctcaaccggcctttgcaGGACGTCGGTgacgcccttgtcccgaagctagcaccagttagcctcgagccaggcaCATCTCCCAGCTAGCGTAGTAATGACTACCTAACTGCTTCCCTGGTTCATATATTCCTGTTCACTGGAGCCTTtcatcacttggctacatagctgatgcctgctagactgttcattaatcacgggtctccattttgtttattttgtttatttgttgTCCACAGCcttgaactcaggccctgtgtgtagtttactcaccctctctgcccattcattgccATTTTACATGTTGTCTAAGCTGATtaactgttgttgtcttacccgttgttgtcttagctagctctcccaatcaacacctgtgattgctttatgcctcgctttatgtcaatgtcaatatgccttgtatactgttgtttagggtagttatcattgttttattttactgcggagcccctagtcccactcaacatggcTCAGAGAGCTCTTTTGTCCTACCTCCCACACATGGGGGGACCTCACCTAgcataactggtgcctccagagatgcaacctctcttatcgtcactcaatgcctaggtttatctCTACTGTACctgcaccctaccatacccctgtctgtacattatgccttgaatttatcctaccatgcccagaaatctgctccttttattctctgtttccAACGCACTGGATGACCAGTacccgtacccttatcctactcctctgttcctcgggtgatgtagaggttaacccaggccctgtgtgtccccaggcgctctcatttgttgacttctgtaactgtaaaagccttggtttcatgcatgtttacatcagaagcctcctccctaagtttgttttactcactgctttagcacactccgccaaccttgatgtccttgccgtgtctgaatcctggctttggaaggccaccaaaaattctgacatttccatccccacctacaacattttccatcaagatagaactgtcaaagggggaggagttgcaatcaaCTGCAGAGATGGCCTGTAAAGTTGtatcatactttccaggtccatGCCCAAACAGAGCatctaatttaaaaaatgcatctctccagaaataagtctctcactgttgacacctgttatagacccccctcagctcccagctgtacCCATGACACCATATGTGACtcgattgccccccatctatcttcacaGTTTGTTCTGTTAGTTGACCTAAACTgcgatatgcttaacacccttaacaccctggccatcctacaatccaagctacatgccctcaatctcacacaaattatcaaggaacgcaccaggtacaaccctaaatccgtaaacatgggcaccctcatagatattatcctgaccaacttgccctccaaatacacctctgctttttcaaacaaaactttgcatgactattcttgctcattttaagacaattgtcaaataattttaacattcattacagacgtcaattgttgtacaacatcatggctacgctgttggcatcaccttttacagtggatttccgctgttgtgggcctttaatcatctgtctgactttgttgttcacacaggagagagacgggactattgtggatcctctggggagcctcaacaacctcatgatgctgacgaggcagagaagagtctctccagatcagaacacctcgataaacacctgcagagatccacagggaagaaatctcactgctgctctgactgtgggaagagattcacctcatcaggcattaaaattcatcagagaatccacacaggagagaaatcttatagctgtgatcaatgtgggaagagttttactacatctggctctctgactttacaccagagaacacacacaggagataaaccttatagctgtgatcaatgtgggaagagttttggtcaatctagcaatctgacagtgcaccgaagaatacacacaggagataaaccttatagctgtggtcaatgtgggaagagttttggtcattctagctatctgacagtgcaccagagaatacacacaggtgataacccttatagctgtggtcaatgtgggaagagttttggtcattctagctatctgacagtgcaccagagaatacacacaggagagaaatcttacaactgtgatcaatgtgggaagagttttattacATCTAAcattctgactatacaccagagaacacacacaggatatAAACCTTATATCTGTGGTCAatttgggaagagttttactacatctggctctctgactttacaccagagaacacacacaggagagaaaccttatagctgtggtcaatgtgggaagagttttactacatctggctctctgactttacaccagagaacacacacaggagagaaaccttatagctgtggtcaatgtgggaagagttttgttcaatctggccatctgacagtgcaccagagaagacacacaggagagaagccttatagctgtgatcaatgttggaagagttttgttcaatctacagatctgacagtacaccagagaacacacacaggagattcatcttatagctgtggtcaatgtgggaagagttttgttcaatctacagatctgacagtgcaccagagaatacacacaggaaagaaatcttatagctgtggtcaatgtgggaaaagttttggtcaatctggccatctgacagtgcaccagagaagacacacaggagagaaaccttatagctgtgatcaatgtgggaaaagttttggtcaatctggccatctgacagtacaccagagaacacacacaggagagaaatctcataGCTGTGACCAGAGATAATGTGATAAAATacctctgatcaaacatcagaaaatacatgaaggagttgtttcatgatatcaatgaaataatgtcacaatgtagaatgttttaacattgtagtaggagttttttaataatgtcacaatgtagaatgttttaacattgtagtaggagttttttattgatgtcacaatgtagatcCCTAAATATTTGcgccctgttctattgatttcagcatgatatggatattagcctcaggggaaaaaatccaggctctgaattgaaagagtactatatatgtgatttaacaaaaagtgactaacaaaaaaagagtTGTCCTCTAACCAATGATGTACACATTTTTCCCAGATTccatgtggtttttgagctgttagttttaacaggacatgCAATCTCATCTCCCTCCTGTCACACAAATTATTTTAGCATGATATCGATGagttatgacaaataagtgttgtgttcctttgttCAGCAACCACTACATTTAAATGTATCACTCctaaatgtagctgactgtcttctgcaggttgtcctctaaccagtgaggtaaaatatttctcccatttccatgtgttttgtttagttatgttagtttcaacagcacgtacaacctgatttcccccctaatcgatatcagtgatttattgctacttgtcacaacagcgtttctggtgcttgtgcagtttataaggtgcttgtttaaaaaaaaaaaaaagaagtaatatgattattgtggcagatgtttgtgtatattgcacatgttatgtttaggatttcaatttatcccaaactgtttctgcatattggttattgatttggacactttaaaactgtgttttgacattggggctatttcatatttacatttcatgtaacatttagtaGTGATATTTATTCATGCAACCAACTGACAATTTTttggtacaattatattgacattgttgccctgcttttagaatatcaggatTAATTCTCacatgtgccaacccaaatgtactagagcatgacattggggactgggcccagatccaacaacatgcctatcaagtgaaccctgaaaagagagagaagctctgcagtgaggtggaaagttactacggatattgcaggagtttcctcttgaaatcagacatgtccgtgGTAAGGACAACTTGGATGCTGATTGTCTCAAAGGTGGGCAGTCAAAAAGTTTAGTGTTGtgcgtttagccagtgcgttgccatggatcacaatttattttgactgcatgtttttcctgtattggagatgagttttgtttgggctcattccaaggggaccagagttctagaagctagtgagttttatgaagaggagagttctagaagcaaaaaatgacaaaaaaatatatatttagaattatttttattatttttgtcaGCCAGGTGTTACAGGCTTTAGTTTTTCCATTCCATGTTTTTAGGTCTAGCTCGTCagcacgtaggacgcactgattggtgtcacctcgttagtcagtatgtgttacacctgtgctggcttgtccatctcgttagtgggaaggtgtttcacctgagctggtccaggttctatttaagagtgtctggcccagtgctccagttgtcttgatagatgtggagagtcaacacctttagttgctccacctttttggtttgcttcctgtctgtaAGTTTGTTGtgagtttttcttttgtttgcctcttcttgggcagatttagtgggtctcatggtgggtgtcttttaggtcccagttgttgttaccagtcaattttcagtggacacccccatagtgtctttcagagcccctcgtaaaaaaacaagttatattttgggttggatatagcatcatattgtaaatattttaatcaatggcatttaTTTACaatgctcattagtctttcagttaTTTTTCTTCTGTTTTTTTCTCTTAAGTTTGTACTAAAtatttctctttattttcattgttttttcctgtgaagccattgtgttgcatccatgtctgaaatgtgctgtataaataaagcttgatttgatttgaacatattacataacaaatgaacccaatgactgaccaatcaacagactcttggtccctcttagtatgaaaaacagcatcaatcccacttttccagcctgctgaaggcgtggtggagtggtaaacaccacccccggctctaccaggggcttgaggtggtctcccacagctctgcttatgtcatgttctgtggtcttgctgttccatttcttgactgcccctgtaacacatttagtcatattatatataacactcaaagtaatggatatggagcatctatggcctcagttacacctggtacctaaatgtgacttctgtcatctgatcactccaagctgcattaggttcagatctaccaggatgggcttTTGACATAGTCGGGCCACTGAATATGCATCAGCAATGTCAAAAGATGGGTGTGGAAAAGTACATTTTACACAAGTGACCTTCATAATAATTTAAATGTTACTTGTCACATACGTATGTTATAGcgggtgtagctaaatgcttgtgtttctagctctaacagtgcagtaatatctaaccaaatgcctgtgtttctagctccaacagtgcagtaatacctaactaaatgcttgtgtttctagctccaacagtgcagtaatacctatcaatttcacaacaaatacctaatacacacaaatctaagtaatggaataagaatatatcaaatttatttatatagcatcagctgatatctcaaagccctgtacagaaacccagactaaaaccccaaacagcaagcaatgcaggtgtagaagcacggtggttaggaaaaactccctagaaagtccaAAACCTAGGAcgaaaccaggctatgaggcgtggtcagtcctcttctggctgtgccgggtagagattataacagaacatgaccaagatgtacataaatgaccagcatggtcaaataataataatcacagtagttgtcgagggtgcaacaggtcagcacctcaggagtaaatgtcagttggttttcatagccgatcattgagagtatctctaccgctcctgctgtatctagagagttgaaaacagcaggtctgggacaggtagcacgtccggtgaacaggtcaggtttccgtagccgcaggcagaacagttgaaactggagcagcagcatggccaggtggactggggacagcaaggagtcatcatgccaggtagtcctgaggcatggtcctagggctcaggtcctccgagagagagaaagaaagagaattagagagagcatacttaaattcacacaggacaccggataagacaggaaaaatagtccagatataacagaatgaccctagccccccgacacaaactactgcagcataaatactagaggctgagacaagagggttcaggagacactgtggccccatccgatgatgcccccagacagggccaaacaggcaggatataaccccacccactttgccaaagcacagtcccacaccactagagggataacttcaaccaccaacttaccacccTGAGACAAAGTGCCAACCCAGGctggaagaccacgtcagtgactcaacccactcaagtgacgcacccctcctagggacggcatggaagagcaccagtaagccagtgactcatatatataaatatatggacaagcaatgtcagagcggcatagacagatacagtagaataggatagaatacagtatatacatatgagtaatgcatagactaagatacagtagaatagtatagaatacagtatatacatatgagatgagtaatacatagacttagatacagtagaataggatagaatacagtatcagtatgaatacacatatgagatgagtaatgccagatatgtaaacatgcagGAGATCCACGAAGGAAAGATAATGATGGTGCTCAGTGACGTTGTTGCAAATGGTGGGTaaaatggtaaaacgtttgagttCATTTTGTCCTGACATGGTCACTTTGCCTACTGTTTATTGCCACGTTGGGATGCAACCTTTGTTTGTTGTCATTTTTTAATAAATTTTACCCccgttttttctccccaatttcgatattgtctcatcgctgcaactccccaacgggctcaggaggcgaaggtcgagtcatgcgtcctctgaaacatgacccgtcaaaccgcgcttcttaacacttgcccgcttaacccggaagccagctgcaccaatgtgtaggaggaaacaccgggcgacgcttggccaattgtgtgccgccctatggaactcccgatcacggcaggttgtggtacagcccgggatcgaacccgggtgacGCCTctaatgacgcctctagcactgccatgtaccttagaccgctgcaccactcgggtctatagtgacgcctctagcactgtgatctagtaccttagaccgctgcgccattcgggcataactttttttttaaccaattctGATGGTTGTTAAAAGTGGAATTTTTACATTATTaccgttatatcaacacactcgACACTCCCAACACCCCCAACTATCAATCTCTTTGGCACCGTAGACATCAAGTCAGTTGACAATAATGTTGCATACAGCATTCCATGTTTGAAAGGTCTATAATTTTCATTGAAGACAATCAAAGTTAACATTCCATAAAATTTCAATTAAAGGCTGAGTCTCAAATAGTCGcctgtcccttttaatagccGGGCAATGGCACACATTATAGCAAATACATTTTGG
Coding sequences within it:
- the LOC139567107 gene encoding zinc finger protein ZFP2-like isoform X2 is translated as MSSLSYSPPDKEEVVCWTEKEALVKEEEEEKDVTIQKQVEGEAVTVKEEEKDVSVKEEEEAFRVKEEEDVTVKEEEDAVFGVKEEEGEITVTLEEEEEVGDLFNTRERRDYCGSSGEPQQPHDADEAEKSLSRSEHLDKHLQRSTGKKSHCCSDCGKRFTSSGIKIHQRIHTGEKSYSCDQCGKSFTTSGSLTLHQRTHTGDKPYSCDQCGKSFGQSSNLTVHRRIHTGDKPYSCGQCGKSFGHSSYLTVHQRIHTGDNPYSCGQCGKSFGHSSYLTVHQRIHTGEKSYNCDQCGKSFITSNILTIHQRTHTGYKPYICGQFGKSFTTSGSLTLHQRTHTGEKPYSCGQCGKSFTTSGSLTLHQRTHTGEKPYSCGQCGKSFVQSGHLTVHQRRHTGEKPYSCDQCWKSFVQSTDLTVHQRTHTGDSSYSCGQCGKSFVQSTDLTVHQRIHTGKKSYSCGQCGKSFGQSGHLTVHQRRHTGEKPYSCDQCGKSFGQSGHLTVHQRTHTGEKSHSCDQR
- the LOC139567107 gene encoding zinc finger protein ZFP2-like isoform X1, with the protein product MSSLNYSPPAIEEGVCWTEKEALVKEEEEEKDVTIQKQVEGEAVTGKEEEKDVTVKEEAFRVKEEEAVTVKDEEDSVFEVKEEEGEITVTSEEEETGYLGPISQTQFKASSGSNDELSHKMVLRNRAVITTGERRDYCGSSGEPQQPHDADEAEKSLSRSEHLDKHLQRSTGKKSHCCSDCGKRFTSSGIKIHQRIHTGEKSYSCDQCGKSFTTSGSLTLHQRTHTGDKPYSCDQCGKSFGQSSNLTVHRRIHTGDKPYSCGQCGKSFGHSSYLTVHQRIHTGDNPYSCGQCGKSFGHSSYLTVHQRIHTGEKSYNCDQCGKSFITSNILTIHQRTHTGYKPYICGQFGKSFTTSGSLTLHQRTHTGEKPYSCGQCGKSFTTSGSLTLHQRTHTGEKPYSCGQCGKSFVQSGHLTVHQRRHTGEKPYSCDQCWKSFVQSTDLTVHQRTHTGDSSYSCGQCGKSFVQSTDLTVHQRIHTGKKSYSCGQCGKSFGQSGHLTVHQRRHTGEKPYSCDQCGKSFGQSGHLTVHQRTHTGEKSHSCDQR
- the LOC139567107 gene encoding zinc finger protein ZFP2-like isoform X3; the encoded protein is MSSLSYSSPAKEDEDTTVKQEVESEAVTVKEEEDAFRVKEEEGEMTVTSKKEEEEEKETGYLGLVSQTHLKASNVSKDEFSHKMVLRNRSLINTRERRDYCGSSGEPQQPHDADEAEKSLSRSEHLDKHLQRSTGKKSHCCSDCGKRFTSSGIKIHQRIHTGEKSYSCDQCGKSFTTSGSLTLHQRTHTGDKPYSCDQCGKSFGQSSNLTVHRRIHTGDKPYSCGQCGKSFGHSSYLTVHQRIHTGDNPYSCGQCGKSFGHSSYLTVHQRIHTGEKSYNCDQCGKSFITSNILTIHQRTHTGYKPYICGQFGKSFTTSGSLTLHQRTHTGEKPYSCGQCGKSFTTSGSLTLHQRTHTGEKPYSCGQCGKSFVQSGHLTVHQRRHTGEKPYSCDQCWKSFVQSTDLTVHQRTHTGDSSYSCGQCGKSFVQSTDLTVHQRIHTGKKSYSCGQCGKSFGQSGHLTVHQRRHTGEKPYSCDQCGKSFGQSGHLTVHQRTHTGEKSHSCDQR